From one Streptomyces sp. NBC_01478 genomic stretch:
- the prcA gene encoding proteasome subunit alpha, with protein MSTPFYVSPQQAMADRAEYARKGIARGRSLVVLQFADGIVFVGENPSRALHKFSEIYDRIGFAAAGKYNEYENLRIGGVRYADMRGYTYDRADVTARGLANVYAQTLGTIFSSAAEKPYEVELVVAEVGDTPDGDQIYRLPHDGSIVDEHGSVAVGGNAETISSYLDQRHRDGMTLAEALKLAVQSLSRDTNGSEREIPAERLEVAVLDRTRPQARKFKRIVGRQLSRLLEGGRADTSSEESDADDEE; from the coding sequence GTGTCGACGCCGTTCTATGTCTCACCCCAGCAGGCGATGGCCGACCGGGCGGAGTACGCCCGCAAGGGCATCGCCCGTGGCCGCAGCCTGGTCGTGCTGCAGTTCGCCGACGGCATTGTCTTCGTCGGCGAGAACCCGTCCCGTGCGCTGCACAAGTTCAGCGAGATCTACGACCGGATCGGGTTCGCGGCCGCCGGAAAATACAACGAGTACGAGAACCTGCGGATCGGCGGCGTCAGGTACGCCGACATGCGCGGTTACACCTACGACCGTGCGGATGTGACCGCCCGCGGTCTCGCCAACGTCTACGCCCAGACGCTCGGCACGATCTTCTCCAGCGCGGCCGAGAAGCCGTACGAGGTGGAGCTGGTCGTCGCGGAGGTCGGCGATACGCCGGACGGCGATCAGATCTATCGGCTGCCGCACGACGGTTCGATCGTGGACGAGCACGGCTCGGTCGCGGTCGGGGGCAACGCCGAGACGATCAGCAGCTATCTGGACCAGCGTCACCGTGACGGCATGACCCTCGCCGAGGCGCTCAAGCTGGCCGTGCAGTCCCTGTCCCGTGACACGAACGGCAGCGAGCGGGAGATCCCCGCAGAGCGCCTGGAGGTCGCGGTCCTGGACCGTACGCGCCCGCAGGCCCGCAAGTTCAAGCGCATCGTCGGCCGTCAGCTCTCCCGCCTCCTGGAGGGCGGGAGAGCTGACACCTCCTCGGAGGAGTCCGACGCCGACGACGAGGAGTGA
- a CDS encoding ferredoxin: MTVQDEAAADGEALEVWIDQDLCTGDGICAQYAPEVFELDIDGLAYVKSPDDELLQDKGATTPVPLPLLVDVVDSAKECPGDCIHVRRVADRVEVYGPDAA; encoded by the coding sequence ATCACCGTGCAGGACGAGGCCGCGGCCGACGGCGAGGCGCTGGAGGTCTGGATCGACCAGGACCTCTGTACCGGCGACGGCATCTGCGCCCAGTACGCCCCCGAGGTCTTCGAACTGGACATCGACGGCCTGGCCTATGTGAAGAGCCCGGACGACGAGCTGCTGCAGGACAAGGGCGCCACCACGCCGGTTCCGCTGCCGTTGCTGGTCGACGTCGTGGACTCCGCCAAGGAGTGCCCCGGTGACTGCATTCACGTGCGCCGGGTCGCGGACCGGGTCGAGGTGTACGGGCCCGACGCGGCCTGA
- a CDS encoding site-2 protease family protein translates to MDESGGSGQPRSGTNEPTEHATGATTPAADPGTPEPEHDDSAPQRPGTPTQEHGHANTPPEDHETAPEQRKDADTPSENPADASTPVGDTAPDDSAEPESPAETSGAPAPHAHLNGEPKRDATPTGDDHDRTPDHPNLPYAHTAPHAQPEADPTPIAKGRPPQRPKEPGGGLLMGRPFGVPVYVAPSWFLVAALITWVFGGQLDRVLPELGAARYLVALFFAVAFYGSVLVHELAHTVAALRFKLPVRRIQLQFFGGVSEIEKEAETPGREFVLAFVGPLLSLILSGIFYLAMLPVEPGTVPGVLLAGLMVSNLIVAAFNLLPGLPLDGGRMLRAVVWKITGRPMSGTIAAAWVGRALAVSVLIGLPLLTQTGALGTNTEDISGMDTVTDALLAAILAAIIWTGAGNSLRMARLREHLPELRARNLTRRAVPVETNTPLSEALRRANAAGARALVVVDADGQPLSLVREAAIVGVPEHRRPWVVVSGLAQDLTDGMRVSAELAGEDLLDALRATPATEYLVVEETGEIYGVLSAADVERAFVKAMARPN, encoded by the coding sequence GTGGACGAGAGCGGCGGGAGCGGGCAGCCGCGGTCCGGCACCAACGAGCCGACCGAACACGCCACGGGTGCCACGACCCCGGCCGCCGACCCCGGCACCCCCGAACCCGAGCACGACGACTCCGCCCCCCAGCGGCCCGGGACACCCACCCAGGAGCACGGGCACGCGAACACCCCGCCCGAGGACCACGAGACCGCGCCCGAGCAGCGCAAGGACGCGGACACGCCGTCCGAGAACCCCGCGGACGCGAGCACGCCGGTCGGGGACACCGCACCGGACGACAGCGCCGAGCCGGAATCACCGGCCGAGACCTCCGGAGCCCCCGCACCGCACGCCCACCTGAACGGCGAGCCGAAACGTGACGCCACCCCCACGGGCGACGACCACGACCGCACCCCGGACCACCCGAATCTCCCCTACGCCCACACCGCCCCCCACGCCCAACCCGAAGCAGACCCCACCCCCATCGCCAAGGGACGCCCCCCGCAGCGCCCCAAGGAGCCCGGCGGCGGGCTGCTGATGGGACGGCCCTTCGGGGTGCCCGTCTACGTGGCGCCCAGTTGGTTCCTCGTCGCCGCGCTCATCACCTGGGTGTTCGGCGGCCAGCTCGACCGCGTGCTGCCCGAACTCGGCGCCGCCCGCTACCTGGTGGCCCTCTTCTTCGCGGTCGCCTTCTACGGCTCCGTCCTGGTGCACGAACTCGCCCACACGGTCGCCGCGCTCCGCTTCAAACTCCCGGTCCGCCGTATCCAGTTGCAGTTCTTCGGCGGCGTCTCCGAGATCGAGAAGGAGGCCGAGACCCCCGGCCGGGAGTTCGTGCTGGCCTTCGTCGGCCCCCTGCTCTCGCTGATCCTCTCGGGCATCTTCTACCTGGCCATGCTGCCCGTCGAACCCGGCACCGTCCCCGGCGTCCTGCTGGCCGGCCTGATGGTCTCCAACCTCATCGTGGCCGCCTTCAACCTCCTGCCCGGCCTGCCCCTCGACGGCGGCCGCATGCTCCGTGCCGTCGTCTGGAAGATCACCGGCAGACCCATGAGCGGCACCATCGCCGCAGCCTGGGTCGGCCGCGCGCTCGCCGTCTCCGTCCTGATCGGCCTCCCGCTGCTCACCCAGACCGGCGCCCTCGGCACCAACACCGAGGACATCAGCGGCATGGACACCGTCACCGACGCCCTGCTCGCCGCGATCCTCGCCGCGATCATCTGGACCGGCGCCGGCAACAGCCTCCGTATGGCCCGACTGCGCGAACACCTCCCGGAACTCCGCGCCCGCAACCTCACCCGCCGCGCGGTCCCCGTCGAGACCAACACCCCGCTCTCCGAAGCCCTGCGCCGAGCCAACGCGGCCGGTGCCCGCGCCCTGGTCGTCGTCGACGCCGACGGCCAGCCGCTCTCCCTCGTCCGCGAGGCCGCCATCGTCGGTGTCCCCGAACACCGCCGCCCCTGGGTCGTCGTCAGCGGCCTCGCCCAGGACCTCACGGACGGCATGCGCGTCTCCGCCGAACTGGCCGGCGAGGACCTCCTCGACGCCCTGCGCGCGACCCCCGCCACCGAGTACCTCGTCGTCGAGGAGACCGGCGAGATCTACGGCGTCCTGTCCGCGGCCGACGTGGAGCGCGCCTTCGTGAAGGCCATGGCCCGCCCCAACTGA
- the dop gene encoding depupylase/deamidase Dop: MTVRRVMGIETEYGISVPGHPNANAMLTSSQIVNAYAAAMHRARRARWDFEEENPLRDARGFDLAREAADSSQLTDEDIGLANVILTNGARLYVDHAHPEYSSPEVTNPMDAVLWDKAGERIMAEAAERAAQLPGAQPIHLYKNNTDNKGASYGTHENYLMKRETPFSDIVRHLTPFFVSRQVVTGAGRVGIGQDGHEHGFQLSQRADYFEVEVGLETTLKRPIINTRDEPHADAEKYRRLHVIIGDANLSEISTYLKLGTTALVLSMIEDGFIAVDLAVDQPVRTLHQVSHDPTLKRLVTLRSGRTLTAVQLQMEYFELSRKYVEERYGSDADDQTKDVLARWEDTLNRLENDPMSLAGELDWVAKRELMEGYRRRDGLDWDAARLQLVDLQYADVRAEKGLYNRLVARGRIKRLLDEDTVERARTTPPEDTRAYFRGRCLEQYADDVAAASWDSVIFDLPGRDSLQRVPTLEPLRGTRNHVKELLDRCRTAEDLVRVLSGG; this comes from the coding sequence ATGACCGTACGGCGAGTAATGGGCATCGAGACGGAGTACGGGATCTCCGTCCCCGGCCACCCCAACGCCAATGCCATGCTCACCTCGTCCCAGATCGTCAACGCCTACGCGGCGGCGATGCACCGGGCCCGGCGGGCCCGCTGGGACTTCGAGGAGGAGAATCCGCTGCGGGACGCGCGAGGCTTCGACCTCGCCCGGGAGGCCGCCGACTCCAGCCAGCTCACCGACGAGGACATCGGCCTCGCCAATGTCATCCTCACCAACGGCGCACGGCTCTACGTCGACCACGCACACCCGGAGTACAGCTCCCCGGAAGTAACCAACCCCATGGACGCCGTCCTGTGGGACAAGGCCGGCGAGCGCATCATGGCGGAGGCCGCCGAGCGCGCGGCCCAACTCCCGGGCGCCCAGCCGATCCACCTCTACAAGAACAACACCGACAACAAGGGCGCCTCGTACGGCACGCACGAGAACTACCTGATGAAGCGGGAGACCCCCTTCTCGGACATCGTGCGCCACCTGACGCCCTTCTTCGTCTCCCGGCAGGTCGTCACCGGAGCGGGCCGCGTCGGCATCGGCCAGGACGGGCACGAGCACGGCTTCCAGCTCAGCCAGCGCGCCGACTACTTCGAGGTCGAGGTCGGTCTGGAGACCACCCTCAAGCGCCCGATCATCAACACCCGCGACGAACCGCACGCGGACGCCGAGAAGTACCGCAGGCTGCACGTGATCATCGGCGACGCGAACCTCTCCGAGATCTCGACCTACCTCAAACTCGGCACGACCGCGCTGGTCCTCTCCATGATCGAGGACGGCTTCATCGCTGTCGACCTGGCCGTGGACCAGCCGGTCCGCACCCTCCACCAGGTCTCCCACGACCCCACCCTCAAGCGCCTGGTCACCCTCCGCAGCGGCCGGACCCTCACCGCGGTCCAGCTTCAGATGGAGTACTTCGAGCTGTCCCGCAAATACGTCGAGGAGCGCTACGGCTCCGACGCGGACGACCAGACCAAGGACGTCCTGGCCCGCTGGGAGGACACGCTCAACCGTCTGGAGAACGACCCGATGAGCCTGGCCGGCGAACTGGACTGGGTCGCCAAGCGGGAGCTCATGGAGGGCTACCGGCGCCGTGACGGCCTCGACTGGGACGCGGCCCGGCTGCAGTTGGTCGACCTCCAGTACGCGGACGTACGGGCCGAGAAGGGCCTCTACAACCGCCTGGTGGCCCGCGGCCGCATCAAGCGCCTGTTGGACGAGGACACGGTCGAGCGGGCGCGTACGACGCCTCCGGAGGACACGCGCGCGTACTTCCGCGGACGCTGCCTGGAGCAGTACGCCGACGACGTCGCGGCGGCCTCCTGGGACTCCGTGATCTTCGACCTCCCGGGCCGGGACTCGCTCCAGCGGGTCCCAACCCTGGAACCGCTTCGCGGAACGCGTAATCACGTCAAGGAGCTCCTTGACCGCTGTCGTACGGCGGAAGACCTGGTCAGGGTCCTGTCGGGCGGCTGA
- a CDS encoding tRNA (adenine-N1)-methyltransferase, whose protein sequence is MSEPTGAARRRGPFKVGDQVQLTDPKGRHYTFTLEAGKNFHTHKGSFPHDELIGAPEGSVVRTTGNVAYLALRPLLPDYVLSMPRGAAVVYPKDAGQILSFADIFPGARVVEAGVGSGSLSSFLLRAIGDQGMLHSYERREDFAEIAQQNVERYFGGPHPAWQLTVGDLQDNLSDTDVDRVILDMLAPWECLEAVSKALVPGGILCCYVATTTQLARTVESIREIGSFNEPTAWETMLRNWHVEGLAVRPDHRMIGHTGFLLTARRLADGVEPPMRRRRPSKGAYGDDYTGPNADGGGATGR, encoded by the coding sequence ATGTCCGAACCGACCGGTGCCGCCCGCAGGCGCGGGCCCTTCAAGGTCGGGGACCAGGTTCAGCTGACCGACCCCAAGGGCCGCCACTACACGTTCACGCTCGAAGCCGGGAAGAATTTCCACACCCACAAGGGTTCCTTCCCGCACGACGAACTGATCGGTGCTCCCGAGGGCAGCGTTGTCCGCACCACCGGCAACGTCGCCTACCTCGCGCTGCGCCCCCTGCTCCCCGACTACGTCCTGTCCATGCCCCGCGGCGCCGCCGTGGTCTACCCCAAGGACGCGGGGCAGATCCTGTCCTTCGCCGACATCTTCCCCGGCGCACGCGTCGTGGAAGCGGGCGTGGGCTCCGGCTCGCTCAGCAGCTTCCTGCTGCGCGCCATCGGCGACCAGGGCATGCTGCACTCCTACGAGCGCCGCGAGGACTTCGCCGAGATCGCCCAGCAGAACGTGGAGCGCTACTTCGGCGGCCCGCACCCCGCCTGGCAGCTCACCGTCGGCGACCTCCAGGACAATCTGTCCGACACGGACGTCGACCGCGTCATCCTCGACATGCTCGCCCCCTGGGAGTGCCTGGAGGCCGTCTCCAAGGCGCTCGTGCCCGGCGGCATCCTGTGCTGCTACGTCGCGACCACCACCCAGCTCGCCCGCACCGTCGAGTCCATCCGCGAGATCGGCTCCTTCAACGAGCCGACCGCGTGGGAGACGATGCTCCGCAACTGGCACGTCGAGGGCCTGGCCGTCCGCCCCGACCACCGGATGATCGGCCACACCGGCTTCCTCCTCACCGCCCGCCGCCTCGCGGACGGCGTCGAGCCCCCCATGCGCCGCCGCCGCCCCTCCAAGGGCGCCTACGGCGACGACTACACCGGCCCCAACGCCGACGGTGGCGGCGCCACCGGCCGCTGA
- a CDS encoding LacI family DNA-binding transcriptional regulator gives MAPASTRPTSRDVAQAAGVSQAAVSLVLGDKWRGRVSATTAERVREAARDLGYRPNLAARNLRLGRTRTVLLVVPVLTTEFFAGVYTGAARVAAEHGFGVVLYPSPEGIGPARDPFASAQAALDGVIASSMAADALTAIRGDQLPLVMLDSDPEGSLGAATVNLDIADGIRQVAEHLLTLGHRHFLHLAADVPSWTFEVRARELAARVGAFEGTTVRTTRAPISIEGALAAAEAALSEPGSRVTALVCDDDKLAAGAYKAARRLGLRIPDDLSITGLDDLALATALDPELTTVRLDAELFGEHGMRALLAVLDGRVPEEGDIPVELVVRGSTAPPGAP, from the coding sequence GTGGCACCAGCCAGCACCCGCCCCACGAGCCGCGACGTCGCGCAGGCCGCCGGCGTCTCCCAGGCCGCGGTCTCCCTGGTGCTCGGCGACAAGTGGCGCGGCCGGGTCTCGGCCACGACCGCCGAGCGCGTCCGCGAGGCCGCCCGCGACCTGGGATACCGCCCCAACCTCGCCGCCCGCAACCTCCGCCTGGGCCGCACCCGTACCGTCCTGCTCGTGGTCCCGGTGCTGACGACGGAGTTCTTCGCCGGCGTCTACACGGGCGCCGCCCGCGTCGCCGCCGAACACGGCTTCGGCGTCGTCCTCTACCCCTCCCCCGAAGGCATCGGCCCCGCCCGGGACCCCTTCGCCTCCGCCCAGGCCGCCCTGGACGGCGTGATCGCCTCCTCCATGGCCGCCGACGCCCTCACCGCGATCCGCGGCGACCAGCTCCCCCTGGTGATGCTCGACAGCGACCCCGAGGGCAGCCTCGGCGCGGCCACCGTCAACCTCGACATCGCCGACGGCATCCGCCAGGTCGCCGAGCACCTGCTGACCCTGGGCCACCGCCACTTCCTGCACCTGGCCGCCGACGTACCGTCCTGGACCTTCGAGGTACGCGCGCGTGAACTGGCCGCACGCGTCGGCGCGTTCGAGGGCACGACGGTCCGTACGACCCGCGCCCCCATCTCCATCGAGGGCGCCCTGGCCGCCGCCGAGGCCGCCCTCTCGGAACCGGGGTCGCGCGTGACCGCCCTGGTCTGCGACGACGACAAACTCGCCGCCGGCGCCTACAAGGCCGCCCGCCGCCTGGGCCTGCGCATCCCGGACGACCTGTCGATCACCGGCCTCGACGACCTCGCCCTCGCCACCGCCCTCGACCCGGAACTGACCACCGTCCGCCTCGACGCGGAGCTCTTCGGAGAACACGGCATGCGCGCCCTCCTGGCCGTCCTGGACGGCCGCGTACCGGAAGAGGGCGACATCCCCGTGGAACTGGTCGTCCGAGGCTCTACGGCACCACCAGGCGCCCCCTGA
- the arc gene encoding proteasome ATPase: protein MAAHDDDMNRGIRPGRGSDDPSGQIAYLEQEIAVLRRKLADSPRHTRILEERIVELQTNLAGVSAQNERLANTLREARDQIVALKEEVDRLAQPPAGFGVFLVANEDGTADIFTGGRKLRVNVSPSVELEELRRGQEVMLNEALNVVEAMEYERVGDIVTLKEILEDGERALVVGHTDEERVVRLAEPLLDITIRPGDALLLEPRSGYVYEIVPKSEVEELVLEEVPDIGYEQIGGLGGQIEMIRDAVELPYLYPDLFKEHELRPPKGVLLYGPPGCGKTLIAKAVANSLAKKVAEVTGQATGKSFFLNIKGPELLNKYVGETERQIRLVFQRAREKASEGTPVIVFFDEMESLFRTRGSGVSSDVENTIVPQLLAEIDGVEGLQNVVVIGASNREDMIDPAILRPGRLDVKIKIERPDAEAAKDIFAKYLTERLPLHPDDVGEHNGDKTTTVQSMIQTAVEHMYTESEENRFLEVTYANGDKEVLYFKDFNSGAMIENIVGRAKKMAIKDFLDQKQKGIRVSHLLQACVDEFKENEDLPNTTNPDDWARISGKKGERIVYIRTLITGKQGADTGRSIDTVANTGQYL, encoded by the coding sequence GTGGCAGCCCACGACGACGACATGAACCGCGGCATCCGCCCGGGACGAGGGTCCGACGACCCGTCCGGGCAGATTGCCTACCTTGAGCAGGAGATCGCCGTCCTGCGACGTAAGCTCGCCGACTCTCCGCGACACACGAGGATTCTCGAAGAGCGGATCGTCGAGCTGCAGACCAATCTGGCCGGGGTGTCCGCCCAGAACGAGCGACTCGCCAACACGCTCCGTGAGGCCCGCGACCAGATCGTGGCCCTCAAGGAAGAAGTCGACCGGCTCGCACAGCCGCCGGCCGGCTTCGGTGTCTTCCTCGTGGCCAACGAGGACGGCACAGCGGACATCTTCACCGGCGGTCGCAAACTCCGGGTGAACGTCAGCCCAAGCGTGGAACTCGAAGAGCTCCGCCGCGGCCAGGAAGTAATGCTCAACGAAGCGCTCAACGTGGTCGAGGCCATGGAGTACGAGCGCGTCGGCGACATCGTCACCCTCAAGGAGATCCTTGAGGACGGCGAACGCGCCCTCGTGGTGGGGCACACCGACGAGGAGCGGGTGGTGCGGCTCGCCGAGCCGCTGCTGGACATCACCATCCGCCCCGGCGACGCCCTGCTGCTCGAACCCCGATCCGGCTACGTCTACGAGATCGTCCCGAAGAGCGAGGTCGAGGAGCTCGTCCTCGAAGAGGTCCCCGACATCGGCTACGAGCAGATCGGCGGTCTGGGCGGCCAGATCGAGATGATCCGCGACGCGGTCGAACTGCCGTACCTCTACCCCGACCTCTTCAAGGAGCACGAACTGCGGCCGCCCAAGGGCGTCCTGCTGTACGGGCCTCCCGGATGCGGAAAGACGCTCATCGCCAAGGCCGTCGCCAACTCGCTGGCCAAAAAGGTCGCCGAGGTCACCGGCCAGGCCACCGGCAAGAGCTTCTTCCTCAACATCAAGGGTCCCGAGCTCCTCAACAAGTACGTCGGTGAGACCGAGCGGCAGATCCGCCTGGTCTTCCAGCGTGCTCGTGAGAAGGCCAGCGAGGGCACCCCCGTCATCGTCTTCTTCGACGAGATGGAGTCCCTCTTCCGCACCCGCGGTTCCGGTGTCAGCTCGGACGTGGAGAACACCATCGTCCCCCAGCTCCTCGCCGAGATCGACGGTGTGGAAGGCCTGCAGAACGTGGTCGTCATCGGCGCCTCGAACCGCGAGGACATGATCGACCCCGCCATCCTGCGCCCCGGCCGCCTGGACGTGAAGATCAAGATCGAGCGTCCCGACGCCGAGGCCGCCAAGGACATCTTCGCCAAGTACCTCACCGAGCGCCTCCCGCTCCACCCCGACGACGTCGGCGAGCACAACGGCGACAAGACCACCACCGTCCAGAGCATGATCCAGACGGCAGTGGAACACATGTACACGGAATCCGAGGAGAACCGCTTCCTGGAGGTCACCTACGCCAACGGTGACAAGGAAGTCCTCTACTTCAAGGACTTCAACTCCGGCGCCATGATCGAGAACATCGTGGGCCGGGCCAAGAAGATGGCCATCAAGGACTTCCTCGACCAGAAGCAGAAGGGCATCCGCGTCTCGCACCTCCTCCAGGCGTGCGTGGACGAGTTCAAGGAGAACGAGGACCTGCCCAACACCACCAACCCCGACGACTGGGCCCGGATCTCCGGAAAGAAGGGCGAACGGATCGTCTACATCCGTACGCTCATCACCGGGAAGCAGGGCGCGGACACCGGACGCTCCATCGACACGGTGGCGAACACCGGTCAGTACCTGTAA
- a CDS encoding MFS transporter produces MGYLEILRARHATRLLVGTLVGRLPNATAAIAIVLFIRAEGGTYSLAGALAAVYGIANAVGQPLLGRLVDVHGQPRVQLPAAVLSALSMAVFALRGTDPLPLAYVAVAAAGLFAPPLEGGLRALWPAVLRREEQVHTAYAMDAVAQEVMFTVGPLLVTVFVSLWSAPVALLVLNVIGVLGALSVVVSPPSRAWRSAPRAAHWLGALRSPGLLALLGAFLFVGMALGSITVASVPYADGHGGDVVYGWLMAAIGLGALLGGTVYGARQWSGVPERRLRVLVGLLAVCYLPLTLMPGAVAMVLLTVLAGVFLAPALACAFIIVDRHAPKGTVTEAFSWLVTTFTVGASVGTGVAGPVVQAGGALWGFAVPGVAGAVSLLVLLLTGRVLAAPAGGAVVAASSENDPNRAAEPRFSTGDRA; encoded by the coding sequence GTGGGATATCTGGAGATCCTCAGGGCGAGGCACGCCACCCGCCTGCTGGTGGGCACGCTGGTGGGACGGTTGCCGAACGCCACCGCCGCGATCGCGATCGTGCTGTTCATCCGCGCGGAGGGCGGCACCTACAGCCTCGCGGGGGCACTGGCGGCCGTGTACGGCATCGCCAACGCGGTCGGGCAGCCCCTCCTCGGGCGCCTGGTGGACGTCCACGGGCAGCCGCGGGTGCAGTTGCCCGCCGCGGTCCTGTCGGCGCTCTCGATGGCCGTGTTCGCCCTCCGGGGCACCGATCCGCTGCCCCTCGCCTACGTCGCCGTAGCCGCCGCAGGCCTTTTCGCGCCGCCCCTGGAGGGCGGTCTGCGGGCGCTGTGGCCGGCCGTGCTGCGCCGGGAGGAGCAGGTGCACACGGCGTACGCGATGGACGCGGTGGCGCAGGAAGTCATGTTCACCGTGGGGCCGTTGCTCGTGACGGTGTTCGTGTCCCTGTGGTCCGCCCCCGTGGCGCTGCTCGTGCTGAACGTCATCGGGGTGCTGGGCGCCCTCTCCGTAGTGGTGTCGCCCCCCTCGCGCGCGTGGCGGTCGGCTCCGCGTGCGGCGCACTGGCTGGGCGCGCTGCGCTCGCCGGGGCTGCTGGCGCTGCTCGGCGCGTTCCTGTTCGTCGGGATGGCGCTCGGGTCGATCACCGTCGCGTCGGTGCCGTACGCGGACGGGCACGGCGGTGACGTGGTGTACGGGTGGCTGATGGCGGCCATCGGTCTCGGCGCGCTGCTGGGCGGCACCGTCTACGGGGCGCGGCAGTGGAGCGGGGTGCCGGAGCGGCGACTGCGGGTCCTGGTGGGGCTGCTGGCGGTGTGTTACCTGCCGCTGACGCTCATGCCGGGCGCGGTCGCCATGGTGCTGCTCACCGTGCTTGCCGGGGTGTTCCTCGCGCCCGCTCTCGCCTGCGCCTTCATCATCGTCGACCGGCACGCGCCCAAGGGGACGGTCACCGAGGCTTTCTCGTGGCTTGTGACGACGTTCACCGTCGGGGCGTCGGTCGGAACGGGCGTCGCGGGCCCGGTCGTACAGGCCGGTGGGGCCCTGTGGGGGTTCGCCGTGCCGGGGGTCGCGGGGGCCGTGTCGCTGCTGGTCCTGCTCCTCACCGGACGGGTCCTCGCAGCTCCCGCCGGGGGTGCGGTGGTTGCGGCTTCATCGGAAAATGATCCAAACCGTGCTGCCGAACCCCGTTTCAGCACAGGCGATCGGGCGTAA
- a CDS encoding ubiquitin-like protein Pup has protein sequence MATKDTGGGQQKATRSTEEVEEQVEEAQATDDLKERHEKLSDDVDSVLDEIDDVLEENAEDFVRSFVQKGGQ, from the coding sequence ATGGCGACCAAGGACACCGGCGGCGGACAGCAGAAGGCGACGCGCTCCACGGAGGAGGTCGAGGAGCAGGTCGAGGAAGCTCAGGCGACCGACGACCTCAAGGAGCGCCACGAGAAGCTGAGCGACGATGTCGACTCGGTTCTGGACGAGATCGACGACGTCCTCGAGGAGAACGCCGAGGACTTCGTGCGCTCCTTCGTCCAGAAGGGCGGCCAGTAG
- the prcB gene encoding proteasome subunit beta, producing MEANTRSTGRLPSAFLTPGSSSFMDFLADHQPAMLPGNRQLPPTQGVIEAPHGTTIVAVTFPGGVVLAGDRRATMGNVIAQRDIEKVFPADEYSAVGIAGTAGLAVEMVKLFQLELEHFEKVEGAQLSLEGKANRLSTMIRSNLGMAMQGLAVVPLFAGFDVDRGIGRIFSYDVTGGRSQELGYAATGSGSVFARGAMKKLFHDQLTEAEATTLVVQALYDAADDDSATGGPDVARRIYPIVTVITEDGFRRLTDDESSEIARSILERRLQQPDGPRAALL from the coding sequence GTGGAAGCCAACACTCGTAGCACCGGGCGTCTGCCATCTGCCTTCCTGACGCCCGGGTCGTCGTCCTTCATGGACTTCCTCGCAGACCACCAGCCGGCGATGCTCCCGGGCAACCGGCAACTGCCGCCCACCCAGGGCGTCATCGAGGCCCCGCACGGCACGACGATCGTCGCCGTCACGTTCCCCGGTGGCGTGGTGCTCGCCGGTGACCGCCGGGCCACCATGGGCAATGTCATCGCGCAGCGGGACATCGAGAAGGTGTTCCCCGCGGACGAGTACTCGGCCGTCGGCATCGCCGGCACCGCCGGACTCGCCGTCGAGATGGTCAAGCTCTTCCAGTTGGAGCTGGAGCACTTCGAGAAGGTCGAAGGCGCCCAACTCTCCCTGGAGGGCAAGGCGAACCGACTGTCCACGATGATCCGTTCCAACCTCGGCATGGCCATGCAGGGCCTCGCCGTGGTCCCGCTCTTCGCCGGTTTCGACGTGGACCGCGGCATCGGCCGCATCTTCTCCTACGACGTGACGGGCGGCCGTTCCCAGGAGCTCGGCTACGCGGCCACCGGTTCCGGTTCGGTGTTCGCGCGGGGCGCCATGAAGAAGCTCTTCCACGACCAGTTGACCGAGGCCGAGGCCACGACCCTGGTGGTCCAGGCGCTCTACGACGCGGCCGACGACGACTCGGCGACCGGTGGTCCCGATGTCGCCCGCCGGATCTACCCGATCGTCACCGTGATCACCGAGGACGGCTTCCGCCGGCTCACCGACGACGAGTCCTCCGAGATCGCCCGCTCGATCCTGGAGCGGCGACTGCAGCAGCCCGACGGCCCGCGCGCCGCGCTGCTCTGA